The Blastococcus sp. HT6-4 genome window below encodes:
- a CDS encoding MFS transporter gives MTSVSPARLGRGTHLGYALGSIGTAAFGTVPGLLLLYYLTDVLGVAAGIAGLVVFAPKAWDVLLNPWIGSRSDRTVSRWGPRRPWMLAGGVTLPLLFVLVFAGPGAPPAQAATWVAVTFLLAATAYGFFQVPYVAQPAEITDDPGERATLMSWRVAALALGILLAGAGAPAVVDAFGGGRDGYLAMSVFVALLLGGGMLGAVIGTRNAPTLTRVRSEGRLLATLRLAWASRPFRVLLAGFVVQALGIGVMLAGVPYYSQQVLGDPAAGTLLFAALVGPAILVMPVWLRVSRRSGKRAGLLAASLLFAGGAGMLAVVPEGGTGAAVALVVVVGIGYAGMQMFPLAMLPDVIAADEAASGQRRAGVFTGVWTAAETLGLAIGPGLLGGLLAVAGYVSTVGGEVVAQSGTAVAAVRAGFTVVPAVLVLLSIPVLARYRLDPVPTQEVPA, from the coding sequence GTGACCTCCGTCTCTCCCGCCCGGCTCGGCCGCGGCACCCACCTGGGCTACGCGCTGGGCTCGATCGGGACGGCGGCGTTCGGGACGGTGCCGGGGCTGCTGCTCCTGTACTACCTGACCGACGTGCTGGGGGTGGCCGCCGGCATCGCCGGGCTGGTGGTCTTCGCGCCGAAAGCCTGGGACGTGCTGCTCAACCCGTGGATCGGCAGCCGTTCGGACCGCACGGTGAGCCGCTGGGGGCCCCGCCGGCCGTGGATGCTGGCCGGCGGGGTCACCCTGCCCCTGCTGTTCGTGCTCGTCTTCGCCGGTCCCGGTGCTCCCCCTGCCCAGGCGGCCACCTGGGTCGCGGTCACCTTCCTGCTGGCGGCGACCGCCTACGGCTTCTTCCAGGTGCCCTACGTCGCCCAGCCGGCGGAGATCACCGACGACCCGGGTGAGCGCGCGACGCTGATGTCCTGGCGGGTCGCGGCCCTGGCGCTCGGCATCCTGCTGGCGGGGGCGGGGGCGCCGGCGGTCGTGGACGCGTTCGGCGGCGGGCGGGACGGCTACCTGGCCATGTCCGTCTTCGTCGCCCTGCTGCTGGGCGGCGGCATGCTCGGCGCGGTCATCGGCACCCGCAACGCGCCCACGCTGACCCGGGTGCGCAGCGAGGGCCGGCTGCTGGCGACGCTGCGGCTGGCATGGGCCTCGCGGCCGTTCCGGGTGCTGCTCGCCGGCTTCGTCGTCCAGGCGCTCGGCATCGGCGTGATGCTCGCCGGGGTGCCGTACTACTCCCAGCAGGTGCTCGGCGACCCGGCCGCCGGGACGCTGCTGTTCGCCGCGCTCGTGGGGCCGGCGATCCTCGTCATGCCCGTCTGGCTGCGGGTCAGCCGCCGGTCCGGCAAGCGCGCCGGCCTGCTCGCCGCGTCCCTGCTGTTCGCCGGGGGCGCGGGGATGCTCGCCGTCGTGCCCGAGGGCGGCACCGGCGCGGCGGTCGCGCTCGTGGTCGTCGTCGGCATCGGCTACGCCGGCATGCAGATGTTCCCGCTGGCGATGCTGCCCGACGTCATCGCCGCCGACGAGGCGGCGTCGGGGCAGCGCCGGGCCGGCGTCTTCACCGGCGTCTGGACCGCGGCGGAGACCCTCGGCCTGGCCATCGGGCCGGGCCTGCTCGGCGGACTGCTCGCCGTGGCCGGCTACGTCTCCACCGTCGGCGGCGAGGTGGTCGCGCAGTCGGGGACCGCCGTCGCCGCCGTGCGCGCGGGGTTCACCGTCGTCCCCGCCGTCCTCGTGCTGCTCAGCATCCCCGTGCTCGCCCGGTACCGGCTCGATCCCGTCCCCACCCAGGAGGTCCCCGCGTGA
- a CDS encoding aminotransferase class V-fold PLP-dependent enzyme, protein MNPQDVLAELTALQAGDVPTHGGATMAYVYDSGRAGVDELAAAAQAAFQWTNALDPTAFPSVARIENDLVGAALALLGGGPEAVGTLTSGGTESCQLAVLAAREQWRARGGTGRPRLLLPVTAHAAFRKAAHLFGIEAVDVPVDPGTCRADPAAVVRLLDERTVLVVVSAPSYPHGVLDPVAEIAGLAAAAGVPCHVDACIGGWVLPFLDDVPEPFDLSVPGVTSLSVDLHKYGYAPKGVSVLLTATPELRHAHWFSTAGWPGYPVVNPTLAGTRPAGAMAAAWAVHRWLGTAGYRELACTARRATVELTQGVAGIAGLRVVGRPAATLVALAEDGPDGVDVLNLADEMTARGWLLQPQPPFAQPGGNLPATLHLTVTAATAGRVDALLGDLADAARAAAALPRPVADPELVAAAATIDPATLSVAEVEGLLELAGISGGALPERMAPVHALVSALPRPVAERLLAGVLGRVYRPTVSG, encoded by the coding sequence GTGAATCCGCAGGACGTGCTCGCCGAACTGACCGCGCTGCAGGCCGGTGACGTGCCCACCCACGGGGGCGCGACGATGGCCTACGTCTACGACTCCGGACGGGCCGGCGTCGACGAGCTGGCCGCGGCCGCCCAGGCGGCGTTCCAGTGGACCAACGCCCTCGACCCCACCGCCTTCCCCAGCGTCGCCCGCATCGAGAACGACCTCGTCGGCGCGGCGCTGGCCCTGCTCGGCGGTGGCCCGGAGGCCGTGGGGACGCTGACCAGCGGCGGCACGGAGAGCTGCCAGCTCGCCGTCCTGGCGGCGCGCGAGCAGTGGCGGGCCCGGGGCGGGACCGGACGCCCGCGGCTGCTGCTGCCGGTCACCGCCCACGCCGCGTTCCGCAAGGCCGCCCACCTCTTCGGGATCGAGGCCGTCGACGTCCCGGTCGATCCCGGCACCTGCCGGGCCGACCCGGCGGCGGTCGTGCGCCTGCTGGACGAGCGGACCGTGCTCGTGGTCGTCAGCGCGCCGTCCTACCCCCACGGCGTGCTCGACCCGGTGGCCGAGATCGCCGGGCTGGCGGCCGCCGCCGGCGTGCCGTGCCACGTCGATGCCTGCATCGGTGGCTGGGTGCTGCCCTTCCTCGACGACGTCCCCGAGCCGTTCGACCTCTCGGTGCCCGGGGTGACGTCGCTGTCGGTGGACCTGCACAAGTACGGCTACGCGCCCAAGGGGGTCTCGGTGCTGCTCACCGCCACCCCGGAACTCCGGCACGCGCACTGGTTCAGCACCGCGGGGTGGCCGGGCTACCCGGTGGTCAACCCGACGCTGGCCGGTACCCGCCCGGCCGGGGCCATGGCCGCCGCCTGGGCCGTGCACCGGTGGCTGGGCACCGCCGGCTACCGGGAGCTGGCGTGCACCGCCCGCCGGGCCACCGTCGAGCTCACCCAGGGCGTCGCCGGCATCGCGGGCCTGCGCGTCGTCGGCCGGCCGGCCGCGACGCTCGTGGCGCTGGCCGAGGACGGCCCGGACGGCGTCGACGTGCTGAACCTGGCCGACGAGATGACCGCCCGCGGCTGGCTGCTGCAGCCGCAGCCGCCGTTCGCCCAGCCCGGCGGGAACCTGCCGGCGACCCTGCACCTGACCGTCACGGCGGCCACCGCCGGGCGGGTCGACGCGCTGCTGGGCGATCTCGCCGATGCCGCCCGTGCGGCCGCCGCGCTGCCGCGCCCGGTCGCCGACCCGGAGCTGGTGGCCGCGGCCGCCACGATCGACCCGGCGACGCTGAGCGTGGCCGAGGTGGAGGGGCTGCTGGAGCTCGCCGGGATCTCCGGCGGGGCCCTGCCCGAGCGGATGGCGCCGGTGCACGCGCTGGTGTCCGCGCTCCCCCGGCCGGTCGCCGAGCGCCTGCTGGCCGGCGTGCTCGGCCGCGTCTACCGGCCCACCGTCAGCGGGTGA
- a CDS encoding NADP-dependent malic enzyme, with protein sequence MSGNPGPEQQSSGDRFADDPAFAVHEGGKLSVASTRPIESIADLALTYTPGVARVSSAIAAEPALARRFTWAPRVVAVVSDGTAVLGLGDIGPTASLPVMEGKACLFSEFAGLSAVPVVLDTTDVDAIVETVAAIAPSFGGINLEDISAPRCFEIEARLRERLDIPVMHDDQHGTAIVVLAALRNAATVVGREISDLRVVVSGAGAAGVACTKILLEAGVGDIAVADSRGILHPGREALTGTKRWLVENTNEAGFAGSMTSALEGADVYLGVSGGSVPEAAIASMAENCIVFSLANPIPEVDPQMAARYAAVVATGRSDLPNQINNVLAFPGVFRGAIDAGATSITEEMKLAAATAIADVVGDDLRPDYIVPSPLDRRVAAAVAEAVGACAREQGVTR encoded by the coding sequence ATGAGCGGAAATCCGGGGCCCGAGCAGCAGTCCAGCGGCGACCGCTTCGCCGACGACCCGGCGTTCGCGGTGCACGAGGGTGGCAAGCTCTCGGTGGCCTCGACCCGGCCGATCGAGTCGATCGCCGACCTCGCGCTCACGTACACCCCGGGTGTCGCCCGCGTGTCCAGCGCCATCGCGGCCGAGCCCGCGCTCGCCCGCCGGTTCACCTGGGCCCCGCGCGTCGTGGCCGTGGTCTCCGACGGCACGGCGGTCCTGGGTCTCGGGGACATCGGGCCGACCGCCTCGCTGCCGGTGATGGAGGGCAAGGCCTGCCTGTTCAGCGAGTTCGCCGGCCTCTCCGCGGTGCCCGTCGTCCTGGACACCACCGACGTCGACGCGATCGTCGAGACCGTCGCCGCGATCGCGCCGTCCTTCGGGGGGATCAACCTCGAGGACATCAGCGCGCCCCGCTGCTTCGAGATCGAGGCCCGGCTGCGCGAGCGCCTGGACATCCCGGTGATGCACGACGACCAGCACGGGACGGCGATCGTGGTGCTGGCCGCGCTGCGCAACGCGGCGACGGTGGTGGGCCGGGAGATCTCCGACCTGCGCGTCGTCGTCTCCGGCGCCGGTGCCGCCGGTGTCGCCTGCACCAAGATCCTGCTGGAGGCGGGGGTCGGCGACATCGCCGTCGCCGACTCCCGGGGGATCCTGCACCCCGGCCGGGAGGCGCTGACCGGGACGAAGCGGTGGCTGGTGGAGAACACCAACGAGGCGGGCTTCGCCGGCTCGATGACGTCGGCGCTGGAGGGGGCCGACGTCTACCTCGGCGTCTCCGGCGGCTCGGTGCCCGAGGCGGCGATCGCGTCGATGGCCGAGAACTGCATCGTGTTCTCGCTGGCCAACCCGATCCCCGAGGTCGATCCGCAGATGGCGGCGAGGTACGCCGCCGTCGTCGCGACCGGGCGCAGCGACCTGCCCAACCAGATCAACAACGTGCTGGCGTTCCCCGGCGTCTTCCGCGGCGCCATCGATGCGGGCGCCACCTCCATCACCGAGGAGATGAAGCTCGCCGCCGCCACCGCGATCGCCGACGTCGTCGGGGACGACCTGCGGCCGGACTACATCGTCCCCAGCCCGCTGGACCGCCGGGTGGCCGCCGCCGTCGCCGAGGCGGTCGGGGCGTGCGCCCGGGAGCAGGGCGTCACCCGCTGA
- a CDS encoding dTDP-4-dehydrorhamnose 3,5-epimerase — MEIRELAVPDSYVLDLVPHGDARGRFTEWYRADVLSQTVGHPLPLAQANHSVSSRGALRGVHFALVPPGQAKYVYCPAGRVLDVVVDVRVDSPTFGVHDSVVLDGEQPRAVYLAEGLGHAFVSLADSSSVTYLVSSGYDPAREFGVSPLDPELDLPWPADLELELSAKDRAAPTLAEARQQGLLPTMAECAARYARLRRV; from the coding sequence GTGGAGATCCGCGAGCTCGCCGTCCCTGACAGCTACGTGCTCGACCTGGTGCCGCACGGGGATGCGCGGGGCCGTTTCACGGAGTGGTACCGGGCCGACGTGCTGTCCCAGACAGTGGGACACCCGCTGCCCCTCGCCCAGGCCAACCACAGCGTCTCCTCCAGGGGCGCCCTGCGCGGGGTCCACTTCGCCCTTGTGCCGCCCGGGCAGGCCAAGTACGTGTACTGCCCGGCCGGACGGGTGCTCGACGTCGTCGTGGACGTGCGGGTGGACTCGCCGACCTTCGGGGTCCACGACTCCGTCGTCCTCGACGGCGAGCAGCCGCGTGCGGTGTACCTCGCGGAGGGGCTCGGGCACGCGTTCGTCTCGCTCGCCGACTCGAGCTCGGTCACCTACCTGGTGTCCTCCGGCTACGACCCCGCCCGGGAGTTCGGCGTCTCCCCGCTCGACCCCGAGCTCGACCTGCCCTGGCCGGCCGACCTGGAGCTGGAGCTGTCGGCCAAGGACCGGGCCGCGCCGACGCTGGCCGAGGCCCGGCAGCAGGGCCTGCTGCCGACCATGGCCGAGTGCGCCGCCCGGTACGCCCGGCTACGCCGGGTCTGA
- a CDS encoding S26 family signal peptidase, producing the protein MTGADSVGERGTAGAAPLPGAWALVRVSGPSMSPTVRSGDRLLARRVPPAGGRRGAVRPGDVVLARFPARPELLVVKRVRRVVPGGYWVEGDNPFVTDDSRAFGTAVVVGRVVGRVWPRPGRLPARPSDPA; encoded by the coding sequence GTGACCGGTGCGGACAGTGTGGGAGAGCGCGGGACCGCAGGGGCGGCCCCGCTGCCCGGCGCGTGGGCGCTGGTGCGGGTGAGCGGCCCCTCGATGTCGCCGACGGTCCGGTCCGGGGACCGGCTGCTGGCCCGGCGGGTCCCTCCGGCCGGCGGTCGACGCGGCGCCGTGCGGCCGGGTGACGTCGTCCTGGCCCGGTTCCCGGCGCGCCCGGAGCTGCTGGTGGTGAAGCGGGTGCGCCGCGTCGTCCCGGGGGGCTACTGGGTCGAGGGCGACAACCCGTTCGTCACCGACGACAGCCGGGCGTTCGGCACCGCCGTCGTCGTCGGGCGGGTGGTGGGACGGGTCTGGCCGCGTCCCGGCCGGCTGCCCGCCCGCCCGTCAGACCCGGCGTAG
- the sodN gene encoding superoxide dismutase, Ni, with translation MRLTRMFSTVEATAHCDLPCGVYDPAQARIEAESVKAIQEKYQSNEDPVFRQRAVLIKEQRADLVKHHLWVLWTDYFKPPHFEKYPQLHELFNKATKQAGGPAAKGSMDPAEGQKLLDYIAEIDKIFWETKAAA, from the coding sequence ATGCGTCTCACCCGCATGTTCTCCACCGTGGAGGCCACCGCGCACTGCGACCTCCCCTGCGGCGTGTACGACCCGGCCCAGGCCCGCATCGAGGCGGAGTCGGTCAAGGCCATCCAGGAGAAGTATCAGTCCAACGAGGACCCGGTCTTCCGCCAGCGCGCCGTGCTCATCAAGGAGCAGCGCGCCGACCTGGTGAAGCACCACCTCTGGGTGCTGTGGACCGACTACTTCAAGCCCCCGCACTTCGAGAAGTACCCGCAGCTGCACGAGCTGTTCAACAAGGCCACCAAGCAGGCCGGTGGCCCCGCCGCCAAGGGCAGCATGGACCCGGCCGAGGGCCAGAAGCTGCTCGACTACATCGCCGAGATCGACAAGATCTTCTGGGAGACGAAGGCCGCGGCCTGA
- a CDS encoding PP2C family protein-serine/threonine phosphatase, whose product MIDVGAVLQKVEAAAPIEAVEVVAAELGDMVDATAVTLLLADFSGRAVVRLTSAGRVDGARSHGTDQAETLPLPGSRYEQVLRTQQADVEPTDGGARMVVPVTDRGDAIGLLELDLPRYPSSDEVADIGSAAHALAYVLIAARRHTDVFEWGQRSTPFALAAEIQRRLLPASYTCEAGQFTLAGWLEPASSVGGDTFDYTLDRHCLQLSITDAVGHQVEAALLATLLVGALRNGRRKGLDLAGQARYANDSLAESFEPGQFVTGQLLRVELDTGVAAIVNAGHTLPLRLRDGEVTEVELAVEPPFGVVPGREFAVQPFPLEPGDRIVFLTDGMLERNAASLDVAAALAGSAALHPREVVHELGAAVLKATGGDLRDDATMVCLDWYGGPPRGRITEFGADPGRASAPA is encoded by the coding sequence GTGATCGACGTCGGCGCCGTGCTGCAGAAGGTGGAGGCGGCAGCCCCCATCGAGGCCGTCGAGGTCGTCGCGGCCGAGCTGGGCGACATGGTCGACGCGACCGCGGTGACGCTGCTCCTCGCCGACTTCAGCGGGCGGGCCGTCGTCCGCCTGACCTCCGCGGGCCGCGTGGACGGCGCGCGCAGCCACGGCACGGACCAGGCCGAGACGCTCCCGCTGCCCGGCTCGCGGTACGAACAGGTCCTGCGCACCCAGCAGGCCGACGTGGAGCCGACCGACGGCGGCGCCCGGATGGTCGTCCCGGTGACCGACCGCGGGGACGCCATCGGGCTGCTCGAACTCGACCTCCCGCGCTACCCGTCGAGCGACGAGGTCGCCGACATCGGCAGCGCCGCCCACGCGCTGGCCTACGTGCTCATCGCCGCGCGCCGGCACACCGACGTCTTCGAGTGGGGGCAGCGCTCCACGCCCTTCGCGCTCGCCGCGGAGATCCAGCGCCGGCTGCTGCCGGCCTCCTACACCTGCGAGGCGGGCCAGTTCACCCTCGCCGGGTGGCTGGAGCCGGCCAGCTCGGTGGGTGGCGACACCTTCGACTACACGCTGGACCGCCACTGCCTGCAGCTGTCCATCACCGACGCGGTCGGGCACCAGGTCGAGGCCGCGCTCCTCGCGACGCTGCTGGTCGGGGCGCTCCGGAACGGGCGCCGCAAGGGCCTGGACCTGGCGGGTCAGGCCCGGTACGCCAACGACTCGCTCGCCGAGAGCTTCGAGCCGGGCCAGTTCGTCACCGGGCAGCTCCTGCGGGTGGAGCTGGACACGGGCGTCGCGGCGATCGTCAACGCCGGGCACACGCTCCCGCTGCGCCTCCGGGACGGGGAGGTGACGGAGGTCGAGCTGGCCGTGGAGCCCCCGTTCGGCGTGGTCCCGGGCAGGGAGTTCGCCGTGCAGCCGTTCCCGCTCGAGCCCGGCGACCGGATCGTGTTCCTGACCGACGGCATGCTCGAGCGCAACGCCGCCTCCCTCGACGTCGCGGCCGCCCTGGCCGGCAGCGCGGCCCTGCACCCCCGGGAGGTCGTCCACGAGCTGGGCGCGGCGGTGCTGAAGGCCACGGGGGGCGACCTGCGGGACGACGCCACGATGGTGTGCCTGGACTGGTACGGGGGCCCTCCCCGCGGGCGCATCACCGAGTTCGGCGCCGACCCCGGCCGCGCCTCCGCGCCGGCCTGA
- a CDS encoding phosphatidylserine decarboxylase, with amino-acid sequence MRIDRAGWPFITGPLLPAAVLGAAGRRRAVWPFLAVSAYMALFFRDPDRRCDTAPSAPDDVLSPADGVVMVAGEPQEGVAPDGDWQQVSVFLSVVDVHVNRSPYHGEVVQSSYSKGSFLAAYRKESAHRNERTELWLRDGERTVVFRQIVGVLARRIVTRTGPGQHLATGERMGLMKFGSRMDVFVPRECTITVTKGQRVRGGETVIARWPSAR; translated from the coding sequence ATGCGCATCGACCGGGCCGGGTGGCCTTTCATCACCGGACCCCTCCTCCCCGCCGCTGTCCTCGGCGCGGCCGGACGCCGACGGGCCGTCTGGCCGTTCCTGGCCGTCTCGGCGTACATGGCCCTGTTCTTCCGCGACCCTGACCGTCGCTGCGACACCGCGCCGTCGGCGCCCGACGACGTCCTGTCGCCCGCCGACGGCGTGGTGATGGTCGCCGGCGAGCCGCAGGAGGGGGTCGCCCCCGACGGCGACTGGCAGCAGGTCAGCGTCTTCCTCTCCGTGGTCGACGTGCACGTCAACCGCTCGCCCTACCACGGGGAGGTCGTGCAGAGCTCCTACAGCAAGGGCAGCTTCCTCGCGGCCTACCGCAAGGAGTCGGCGCACCGGAACGAGCGCACCGAGCTGTGGCTGCGCGACGGCGAGCGCACGGTCGTCTTCCGCCAGATCGTCGGCGTGCTGGCGCGGCGGATCGTCACCCGGACCGGACCCGGGCAGCACCTGGCCACGGGCGAGCGGATGGGCCTGATGAAGTTCGGCTCGCGCATGGACGTGTTCGTGCCGCGCGAGTGCACGATCACCGTGACCAAGGGGCAGCGCGTGCGGGGCGGCGAGACCGTCATCGCCCGCTGGCCCTCGGCCCGCTGA
- the pssA gene encoding CDP-diacylglycerol--serine O-phosphatidyltransferase, with translation MPSSASGERPPQTRRTATVEFVRGSVRGSRRRALATLPSLFTLANMLCGFAAILVSIRGQYTLAAVLIGLSVLFDITDGAVARLVGAVTPFGLQFDSLADLVSFGLAPALLAFTLFSEGRDAWDPLGWIVCFLWVACAAIRLARFNTTIDPTADKRYFTGMPSPGAAGVVLASVFALGDDMQGRDRLWVLLIVAVPAVLMVTNVRFRSFRSLVSPKSGRPYGLVATAVALVIGFAVAPVVTGIALAYGYLFAPVLVPVLAPLGRLVPARVKEVLS, from the coding sequence GTGCCCAGCTCCGCATCCGGCGAACGCCCGCCCCAGACCCGCCGCACGGCCACCGTGGAGTTCGTCCGGGGCTCGGTCCGGGGCTCGCGCCGCCGGGCGCTGGCGACGCTGCCGAGCCTGTTCACGCTCGCCAACATGCTCTGCGGTTTCGCCGCGATCCTGGTGTCCATCCGGGGCCAGTACACCCTGGCCGCGGTGCTGATCGGCCTGTCGGTGCTGTTCGACATCACCGACGGCGCCGTCGCCCGCCTGGTCGGCGCGGTGACGCCCTTCGGCCTGCAGTTCGACTCGCTGGCCGACCTCGTCTCCTTCGGCCTGGCCCCGGCGCTGCTGGCCTTCACCCTGTTCTCCGAGGGACGGGACGCGTGGGACCCGCTGGGCTGGATCGTCTGCTTCCTGTGGGTGGCGTGCGCGGCGATCCGGCTGGCCCGCTTCAACACCACGATCGACCCGACCGCCGACAAGCGGTACTTCACCGGCATGCCCAGCCCCGGCGCCGCAGGCGTCGTGCTGGCCTCGGTGTTCGCCTTGGGCGACGACATGCAGGGCCGCGACCGGCTCTGGGTGCTGCTGATCGTGGCGGTCCCGGCGGTGCTGATGGTCACCAACGTCCGCTTCCGCTCCTTCCGCTCGCTGGTCAGCCCCAAGAGCGGCCGTCCCTACGGGCTCGTCGCCACCGCGGTGGCCCTGGTCATCGGGTTCGCGGTCGCGCCGGTGGTCACCGGTATCGCGCTGGCCTACGGCTACCTGTTCGCGCCGGTCCTCGTCCCGGTGCTCGCCCCGCTGGGCCGGCTGGTGCCGGCGCGGGTGAAGGAGGTCCTGTCATGA
- a CDS encoding GNAT family N-acetyltransferase has protein sequence MTVRPIRRDDVPAVVSLVRELAEYEKALHEVRLTEEQLTACLFGESPALFGHVAESADGEVVGMALWFRNFSTRRGTHGVYLEDLYVRPQHRGTGLGRELLRTLAAVCVERGYSRLEWSVLDWNAPSIDFYKAAGAVPMDEWTVFRLTDEALSAFAADRR, from the coding sequence ATGACGGTGCGGCCGATCCGTCGGGACGACGTCCCCGCCGTCGTGAGCCTGGTGCGGGAGCTGGCCGAGTACGAGAAGGCGCTGCACGAGGTGCGGCTGACCGAGGAGCAGCTCACCGCCTGCCTCTTCGGGGAGTCCCCGGCGCTGTTCGGCCACGTCGCCGAGTCCGCGGACGGCGAGGTCGTCGGCATGGCGCTGTGGTTCCGCAACTTCTCCACGCGGCGTGGCACCCACGGCGTCTACCTCGAGGACCTCTACGTCCGACCCCAGCACCGCGGCACGGGCCTGGGCCGGGAGCTGCTGCGGACGCTGGCAGCCGTCTGCGTGGAGCGCGGCTACTCCCGGCTGGAGTGGTCGGTGCTCGACTGGAACGCCCCGTCGATCGACTTCTACAAGGCCGCCGGCGCCGTCCCGATGGACGAGTGGACCGTCTTCCGGCTCACCGACGAGGCGCTGTCCGCGTTCGCCGCCGACCGGCGCTGA
- a CDS encoding cupin domain-containing protein, with translation MDRGFVTHRDDAPAYWTLGELMTVLATAEQTGGAFSVLEERLPRGAEPPPHVHHREDESFLVLDGELTVRVGDDVFHARPAPSCSAPATSRTS, from the coding sequence ATGGACCGAGGCTTCGTGACACACCGCGACGACGCCCCCGCGTACTGGACGCTGGGCGAGCTGATGACCGTGCTGGCCACCGCGGAGCAGACGGGCGGCGCCTTCAGCGTCCTCGAGGAACGGCTGCCCCGGGGCGCCGAGCCACCGCCGCACGTGCACCACCGGGAGGACGAGTCGTTCCTCGTCCTGGACGGTGAGCTCACCGTCCGGGTCGGCGACGACGTCTTCCACGCCCGCCCGGCTCCTTCCTGTTCTGCCCCCGCGACGTCCCGCACCTCCTGA